The window ATAGTTGATGCAGAGTTGTTGGCatatccatgatgcaaatctgccgatccaccacatcccaaagttGCGCCACTGGATTAGGATCTGGTGAATGtgaaggccatttgagtacagtgaacacATTATCATGTTCAGGAAAGTAGTTGGAGATGAATTGAACTGTGTGACCTGGTACGTTATCCTGctagaagtagccatcagaagataggTACAGTCttgtcataaagggatggacatggtcagcaacaatactaaggtaggctgggGCTTTTAAACAATGCTTTATTGATAGTAAGGAGTCTAAAGTGTGCCAATTAAATGTCTCCCACactattacaccaccaccagcctgaattGTTGATACAAAGGTGGATGGATCCAGGCTATCATGTTGTTGATTTGCAAATGTTGACCATACCATTGGAATTCTGCAGCAGGGATAAGCATTCATCAGACTAGACAGTATTTTTCCAATCTcttcttgtccaattttggtgagcccgTGTAAATTGTAGCCTCAGGAACTTGCCATTTGGTGTAGTTTTCTGCTTCTGTAGCTTCAGGGCTTGACATGTGTGTTCAGAGATGTTCTTTTGCATACTTTTTGTTGTAATGagtgtttatttgatttattgttgTCTTCATATCTGCCCAATCCAGTCTAGCTATTCACTCCCGAcatcaaaaagacattttttgtctAAATAATTGCTGGATTGCCCACtggatatttttacttttgtgcaCTATTCTATGAAACCTTGGAGAtgttgggcctgatgtattaaagctctccaaggctagagaggggTAGTTTCTCATGTGTGATGGTTTAACAAAGGTTGTAGCCACCACTTTATAGTAGACAGACCCTGGGCTAAGATTTTGATTTATTAGGCTttcatttcctaatttttttatgccacaaAGCTCTCCAAAATCCTTTCACCTATTTAACATTAGTAATATAAACACTTTTTCCTAAATATTGCTGCTGGGCCTCCACTCCTCTTTGACATTAATACTAGCAGTACTATGTTTCAGATATCCTGGTACTAGTTCAGTCCCTGAAAccttaaaaggttttttttttttttttttttttttgacccatcCGGTTTCATCTGTCCCTCTATCACCATACTGGTGGTGACCTAGCACCAAACTCACCACCACTTTATTTCTTATGCATTCATAGTACTAGCCATGCCCCCCAATGGTATTTTGGTGCCGGCATAGACTTGAACTTATCACTGGCACCAGGTATCCAATAAAACTGCCAAAGATGGTATCTAATATGTTAGAAccagttttattattgttagaCCTGTTTATCACTTAACTAATTAATTTCAATTTTGtacttaaaatttgtttttgactTTTCTTGCCATGTCCACAAGCAATTCAGTTTATCAAGTAAAGACAACCAATAGCCTGTACATCTTGCGAATAAGGAAGCTCACATAATTCTAGTAGAATTATGAATTAAACTTGATTTGGTGGCTACTAGGGATGagtaagaatgcctctggcattctcgtgaaaattttgtcaaacttccgatgggtctgcgaaatttcggtaaactgattttgcgaaaccatcaagagatcgaggaaatcattacgatccccttcactagtggattctcagggctgcttTTATTgttgcagccctaggaatcctcctgtttgcgatccccatcactagaggttaaatggggacaagtcttcccattcagtACCTCTAGTGCTATCTGATTGGATGAGGAAAGCCTAACAATCgtttatgcagccctgggaatcctcctgtctgcgatccctgggcattagaggttaattaacctccagtgccccaggatcgcagttgattctcacagctgcaatcattcttggaGCCCTGGGAATCTGGTTTGcgatcccctgcactagaggttaaaaggggacaagtctccccattcaaaacctctagtgctctctgattggaaagctttcctcagccaattggagagcactagaggttttgaatggggagacttgtccccatttactttccccagccaatcagagagcagtagaggttttgaatggggaggaTTGTCCCCAtgtaacctccagtgccggggatcgcacactgaattgtgctgcattcattgatcagcacagcccgcaatcttgtTTTTTTACGGGCTCGAACAGCAAATTTATACCGGCCATTTTTTactacaatttcggtaagcaagaacagcaGAATTTTGAGATCGCTCCTTCATCCCTAGTGGCTACTCTATATTTAGACTGGTAACCAACAGAAATGCTAGGATCAAAACTGAAGCCTTGAACCATTTTAGAGTTGAATTCACTACCCTGAACGTCCATTCTAAGTAGTAAAGAAAGATTGGAGAAAACAAAATGCCACTCCACCAATATAAGTTCAGAAATGTTCACAGTGCTGTATGAGACTTGCCATTGTACATCTAGAGTTTGGAGTTGCTGAGGGACTGGAGTTtggaatgaaaacaaaatgccactctactaatatatattttgaaatttgtGATCCATGTTCAAAatcatgaacaaaacaaaaactgaattgTCCAGAGCTGTTAACCCATAAGTCCATTTCAGGAGTCAACACAACATTTCCAGCATAAGTTTAAAATACTACATACATGTGAACACAAGCTATAGTTCAGTTTTTAGGATCAGCTGGCTCCAGGTCTATGTCTGCACCTTTGCTGTCACTACCATTGCACTTTATTGTAGCTGTAACAATAGCCTCTTTTCTGGCATTAGCCTCTTTTCTGGCATTTTCAAGTTCTCATTacctttgcttttatttatacattacatatgtGTTTATGACATGTCTGGTCTCCCACTCATTccataaagttatatttttttggacGATTTTGCACTGTCTTGCTTTGCTTCCTGATGGCCAGTTTTAACCTTCACTCCAAAGAATCTAGCCTGTTTGTCTTAGCCATCTACTAGGTATAACAAAGATACCTTCACAAAGATTAGCAGCTAGAAACATGCTGGAATTTTGGTCTTATTTCAGTTTTGCTGCTTGACTTTATATGACCCAATTCTTCCTTCTGCATAGAGATTGTACACGAAGACCTTAAGATGGGTTCAGACGGAGAGAGTGACCAAGCTTCTGGCTCCTCAGATGAGGTTCAGTCACCAGTGAGAGTGAGGATGAGGAACAACGCAGCTCGCAAAATATCCACAGAGGTGAAACTAATGGGTTTTATCTCTTTCTTGCTGTTGTTTGTGTATTGGTTCACCACAACACAGTTTGCATACCCCTTATTCTTTTATATGAGGACAAAAAAGGAAGCACATTGAAAATATAGGAATTTCTGCATCtgcccttattttttttatagaggagTACTCCTCTTTCTTATTCTTTGCCCATATTAGAGCTGTTCCAGTCTTTCACTACTGCATACCCTCTAAGCAGTGAATGTAGAATAAACATGGCAGCCCTGGAGCCTGGGCCAAGCCATCTGTTTTAGCTTTGGTATTTTTATCCCCAACAGGTTACTTTTAGATTTCTAACATACCCGAGTCCTTTTGCACCTTAAGTCTTGCAGAATTcaggattttatgtttttaatctgAATAGATTCCCCTGCCCATCCCCAttcataatgtttatttattttttaaataaataaatggattgtAGCTTCTCCTATTTAAGTTGCATGTTACTTTTCCCGCAGGATATTAATAAGCGTCTGTCCCTCCCAGCGGATATTCGTCTTCCTGAAGGTTGTTTGGAGAAACTGGCTCTCAGTAGCCCACCATTTGACAAGCCCCTAAGTAGGCGATTAAGACGGGTCTCTCTGGTAGGTACAACCTATCTGTAAACTAATAATGGGTTAAAAATGAACTTCTTCTTGGAAAGACCTTTTTTGGTttgctattttatgtttttgtttttttttttgtctcttttagTCAGAGATTGGTTTTGGAAAGTTGGAGACTTATGTCAAGTTGGACAAATTGGGAGAGGTTGGTACCCAACATTGATTTAGTTAGATGGTAGACATGATTAAGATGAGAGTGTCTGAAATCTGTTGTAAGAACAAAATTGAAAACACAGACCTAAAACAAACACAGGCTGTACTAGGAACATTAAACGTGCTTAATTTTGGGTAATGGTTAAGAATCATGTTATGTTCCAGATAAAAAGATGGCGATAAGAGCAGCTATTGATTGTTATAAATCTTTACTAGTGGTGGTCACTGCATTAAAAACCAGCTAATCCAACCAAAATATTTTGATAGAGCAGGAATCAATAGTCAATGTtaagattttattgctgtttctgcTTCAGGTGGGGAGATACAAACATATGTTTAGCAGCAtcagaaatttctttttttttaattatttttattaaaagatatcaaggtacatacagagaaaagaaaataaagtggtcgtaaaaaagtgggcattgaccagctatagaatcaatcacatctctgaaaaagtggcagaatgcaattaggcatccatcccagaatactcaggtatctaggggggTGGTCGTACAAAatggcaatattcctcagtagtgataaagtggatccagtggtaccaagtctgtgcaaatttttccgctttcttagcgtcagtggatttcatatcctccatgtgatatatatcagcaaccaatgtactactgtcggaggggcagtattcttccataaggctgggatacaggccttagcggCATTGGGAAGGTGTCTcaggagagagttactatagcacctgcgggacatgtccgaaacatgaagaagtgccaagGCCGaattgccccttatatccacttcggtaagctttaagataatattagctactgaactccaatataattgcaattttgagcattcccagaaaacatgcagtagcataccctgtgtgtcgccacatctccagcaggtgctatccaaccccgggaaaatcttagcaagcttcaccggtgtcctgtaccagcgagtggccaacttgtagttggtttcctaatatttgttgcaaatggacgccttatgacagaaatgaagtaacatatctctctgggcttcagtaaaacaagtgtccaaatcagcttcccattgggatacaaataaagggagttctggcgtatatacagataacagggtttgataggCATGGGAGAGCCCCGTACAGGTTTACCAGTTACACACAGGTCCTCTAGGGGAAGAAGCGATCGGGCTATTGTATTGGGCTGCggcaaggatctcagaacataagtgacttgtatgtggcgccagggcgacaatgaagggagatccctttccgtttgtagggtcggaatatgttgccattccccattgtgcatgaaatggTATATTCTATACACACCCAAAGCACGCCATTGAcgaaatattgggtcagtctggcccggggggaatccaggatcgcctagaattggagacgggtatatggttacgttttgagaggagaagtacttagtgaccactttcaaggtctcgccaatcaatggatgggtgtacattgccgTCCTGGCCGTCGGTGTTGACCAGGCGAATGCGGCAATGGGGACAGTAGAacatgcatcctccaacccaacccacagtttggagtggctattagtgcaccaatccagcagcctagacaagtgcCATTCCCCtgttggctttggggagtctcagtaatgtaatcctaagcctgggcgccccaataagccagataaattttacaaattccgaacggaattttcgaaggataaaaagtgggatgtgtattgggagtgcttgcagcatatacaacagtctaggcataacattcattttaagcacattgcacctcccaaaccatgtaaatgccatctgtctccacctctgtagatcacttcgaattttatttaatagagggataaaattgagatctacaattcgcgttagattagcaggaatctgtgtgcccaggtaagaAATAGCTGTgttagaccacttgaaggggaaagaaggggccaaggcctctctaatttttctgggaagagtaacactcagtgcctccgacttttgcaggtttattttgtaattagagaggGAGGCATATCTGTCTAGCTCTCGCATAAGAACCGGCAAAAAAGTTAccggtgttgcaacataaaataaaaggtcatccgcaAAGGCAGCTATCTTATGTtcagtggggccaatctggactcccctgatatctccattggTACGAATTATTCGtaggaggggctccagggtcaacacaaacagcaagggagataataggcatccctgtctcgtcccattggtAGTACAAAAGAGtgggagagttcaccattaaccgtactctggcgctgggggaggaatacaacgtttctatccagcgcagaatacgagggaaagacccaaatgtgtcaatgtggggagcagaaacgtccagtccaccggatcaaatgccttctcagcatcagtggagaggagcattagaggggtgttgtgagtatgtgcatagttaataatattcagggtacggatcgtgttgttcctggcttccctcatcgggagaaaaccgctttggtcaggatggacaatatcATTCAGTATTGGAGCCAGCCTATGCGCTAATATGTTggaaaaaagtttcaaatcacaattaggcaacgatattggtctataattggagcataggagagggtccttgtctggtttgagtatcactgatatgtgggccgcTAATGTGTCAGGAGAAAGAGTGTGACCATCAGTGAGCCCATTCAGCGCTAAAACTAAATGCGGGCCTAGTACTGGGAAGAATTTCCTATAGTAGGCTAATGTCAGACCATCTGGGCCGGGAGCTTTCCCTGATGCGGCTTGGCGAATTGCCgcttgtagctcaagcagtgttatcggtttatctaatatctctataatgtctgaggacaatgtcggtaagtcggaggcactgagataGTCCTGTATTGCGATCTGGCTGTCAGGAGATGACCTACCACTAGAGTCTCCTCGTAAATTATACAGTAGACTGTAATAGTCATGGAAGGTGTTAGCAATGTCAGGGGTGGCGTGTGCCAGGGTGCCCaaagaggttttgattttagggataTACATGGCCCCCTTCTTAGACCTAAGCGCCCTAGTCAATGCTctaccacagtggttggcatgttcatagtagtaCCGTTTGCAACGTGtaagttgtgttttagccttttctctgtacagggaGTTAATTTGTGTACAAGTGGCGAAGTAGGTGGGAATCCAGGTCCATTGTTGGAAGCCTTTTGTGCAACATTTATAAACGATGCAACTCCTGTAACAGCATATCAAGCCTTTGTTTGgttagtcttttgagtctacagctctgttgtatgaacagacctctaatataacatttatgagcttcccatacataAAGTGGATTGTCTGTAGATCCTGCATTGTTCCCAAAGAAGGAGGAAAGTTCTTCCTCAATCTTTGCGGTCAGTTCAGGGTCTTCGAGCTGTGCCTCATTTAGCCTCTAAACactgggtttacattcatatatccTTCCAGAGATCTCTATCATAATAGGGGCGTGGTCAGAGAAAGTTATGGAACCAATACTCGAGTCGCTAACCTGTGAAATGGCATCAtgggatatcagaaaataattAAGTCTGGAGTAAGTATTATGGACCGTGGAGTAGAACGTATAATCCCTGTCTCCGGGGTGTTGAATTTGTGAGATATCTatcaattgattgtcatgtagcagtgctttcagACGTTTATGAAGGGAGTAAGGCAGGTGGGAACGGCCCTTGGATACGTCCAAGGACGGatctaaagttaaattaaaatcacctcctatAATGATGGTACCTTGAGCCACCTCAGATATGAGGGTCAGAATATATTCAAGGACAGTCAACTGGCCGGTATTAGGTaggtatatgtttacaaatgtaaatagttgcTTCTCTGTCATACCCTGGACTATGAGGAAACGACCgtctggatccactttacacaaAGAGGGAGACCATGGAAGAGAACCATCTATTAGATTGCTCACTCCCCTAGATTTAGAATCGGGTGAAGtgctgtgataactgtatttggcttgtttgttaTGCAGGACCGGGATTTTGTCATGgcggaagtgtgtctcttgcagaaagacaatatggcttctgcattttcggagtgtattgaataggactgaacgttttgagggagagtttaatcccttaacattcagAGATGTGAGTGTGATAGTCGTGGGGTGGAAACAAGCTGTGTGATCTGAAGTATTAGCTGTTAAAGCCGCGGTGgacacagagctccaggaaagtgcCTGCTCACAGTGCCATTGCCAAGCCAGAATTTAATTTCTGATCCAATTACCCCTTAGTTCTTGTTCAGATATCACAGGGACAGCATATGAGGGGGAATCTCCCCAGTTGGGTCACCGACAGAATAAAATTAATACTTCTTTTCCTACTtcttatccaaaataaaacaaatgcaactaGGTTCTGgattacattttaatgtggaTTAGGTTGTGTTTGGCTGGTTTGTGgcttaaatgtttatttttgacaGGGAACCTATGCTACTGTTTACAAGGGCCGCAGTAAACTGACCGAAAACCTGGTTGCCCTTAAAGAAATTCGCCTGGAACATGAGGAGGGTGCTCCTTGTACTGCTATCAGGGAAGGTAAGTGGCAAGGACACAGCTGGTTCTAGAGCACTTTCTGCATAACTGTAAGGTTATAATCCTTTGAAATACAGTTGCCTTGTGAAACACCTACAAGGCAAAGGTCTTCATCTATGCATAATTTAGCTGGGTTATTAAGTGAGTATTGATCAATAGgaattttagtcttttttaatgtttcaggTAAGCTAAAATAAACACTATGTAAATCTGtcattctgctttaattttttgaACAATACTATTACTGTTTTTTGCAGTTTCCCTTTTGAAGGACTTAAAACATGCAAATATCGTCACTCTTCATGATATCATCCACACAGAGAGGACTTTGACTCTCGTCTTTGAGTACCTGGTAAATGCTctcttgcaaaaaataaatgcactgaCATTATGGGGCCTTTAGCTTTCTCAGAGCTAGGAAAATTCTAggtagtatttaaaaaaaatgtcagcctaCATCTAATGTGTCCCCTGGCTTCTTAGAAGTTCTTGTTTCAGTCTGGACTACCTGTTAACCTATTCATATAATCATTTTTCTATCCATGCAGGACAAAGATTTGAAGCAATACCTGGATGACTGTGGTAATCTAATAAATCTCCACAACATCAAGGTGTGTACAAGCATTTGGGATTTTGGTTTTGTGGTTGAGCAGAAGGAATAACAAATTCTCCCTTGCTTTTTCAGCTCTTTCTCTTCCAGCTTCTCCGAGGGCTCTCATATTGTCACCGGCGCAAGGTTCTTCATCGAGACCTGAAGCCACAGAACCTTCTGATAAATGAGAAGGGGGAGCTCAAACTTGCTGATTTTGGTATGAAAGAGCAAACTTTTAGGTGTAACTACAGGGTTCTTAGGAAAGGGGCTTTATTGTAATGCAAATTAGCAAAGTATTGTATATGTTTCATGATGATCTGGGTTGGTAATGAGAAGAGGATGTTGCACAGAATAGCTTCAGAACCCATATTGTTACTTAGTATTGAAGTTCGACCCAAAAAACAACATTCTGTTCTCACGATGACAAGGGAGCTTCACTTGCTGTTTCTTTACAAATTATACAATGTATTCTCCTTaaaatttgtcttctttttttttttttttaaaggcttggCCCGAGCAAAGTCTATTCCCACCAAGACTTACTCCAACGAGGTGGTGACACTTTGGTACCGGCCCCCAGATATTCTCTTGGGATCTACAGAATACTCCACCCAGATTGATATGTGGTAAGTTAAAGAGGAAGTGAACccaaaaataacccaaaacaataaaatcatacttaaccctcaatcctgcagatcagtctgtctgttgGAGTTTTCTTCCAttaggtcccgcgttgtcctagtatctgtctttggcctggCGCAGAGGGAGCATCAggcgtcaccatcttcttcctgcttcacccgatctcgcactgtgcaggtacgagatcgggtgacgtagtttgaaaaaaaaaaaacttgccaatctcactgaacATGTGTGTGATTGGAAATGTTTTCCTTATTGatgaaagagcagccaagagcctcccgggatgcatgatgtaggtatcctgggataCCTGCACTCCAATTcgttcttgatcgcctaggccaggagTGCCTAACCTACGGCCTCGctgtcagatctggccctctcctcattACCCTCTGCTTGTTATCTTGCGGGGAATGGGGCGCACCCGCCTactttgtactgtgagataatcccagcagcaggaTGAGTTCTGTGTTCATGcggctgtcattatccccatgtataaatggtcatttttttcatctttcactAGCAGTGCAAAGAACTGAGAAGCTAaagagctgcctgttacacatagctggacacttctGTGTACCCCaaattctctggaacagaggcATGTTGGCGACTGCAAATGTGTAGAAAATGCCTTTTTGCCTTttgcccccccacccccttccttaataaaattttatacccaTCTATCATGCTACTCTGTCACACTTAGCTATCTCCTTACTCTATGAATCCAAAATACcctgtaagaaaagagaaatgtaactgcaagtgcaggaatcttgtggctaactcccttaaaatgtcattactacggcgccatcacaagatacgaaaaactatacctgccatactgtgctaccctgtcacacatagctatgaTCTTTGAATCCCAGTTTCTCTTGAAAGTggagctgtgggtataataaaatgaagaataagtgggggactcttgtggctaactccccataaaattgtattgctgaggcgccatcacaagatgagaaaaactttacctttcataccatgctacccagtcacacatatctggccacttaccttctgtataCCCTAATACAGAAGATTAAGGGCCCTGatgatgtagtagtaagaacatgtaccacTTGGCTAtcaaataaattgcatttctctggaagtatccattgcagagattcttgatttgtcatttcttatATTTGGTACATGtacgttatggtaactagaaacattttatttaattttattttaaattaaaactattctagttttaaacatacatctttttttgtgtacatttgtgGACCTCAAGTTTTATcccagcggcccccagatgaataATGGTTGGGCACCACTGGCCTAGCCTAGGTGGTGGtgttgcaccattttttttttttttaaaagggtgttgcacttaaaaaaaacaacaacaaaaaaaacactaacaaacaaaatttttactttaaataaaagggttgtctacctgtttatgtaaagtgaaaattcaaaatttaggtacattttaaatgcaacattagCCACTACTAGCCTATTTGGCTCTAAAAACCCTTCAGCAATGCCTGCCATCTGTggatatctttctttttttgtaatacatagcATATAGCCTGAACCCTAGTTAcaaccaatacaaaaatatttaaaataattgaaaaacttGCATATACTGAACCCTTTGCCCACAGCTGATCcatatatatactgcagtatttATTCTCTTTATTCTCCCCTGTATAGGGGCGTTGGTTGCATCTTTTATGAGATGGTCACAGGTCGACCCGTTTTCCCAGGATCCACTGTGGAAGAACAGTTGCACTTTATATTTAGGATACTCGGTAAATATGAGTCTTTTGGTTTTCTTATGTTTCAAAAATTAGAGTTGGTGGAAGAACAGATCTACAGAATGAATGAAGTATAAAAAGGGAAATGCTTACACTGCAGGTTCATGTGAGatgcagcagtgccttagatctcacagtGTAGCTATACAGGTATGAGGTTACAGAGCAGGAGAGACTAGGCACAATCCCATACTAGCAGAAGTGCTGCTTATGTTTGGAAGacgttaaagaaaa is drawn from Pyxicephalus adspersus chromosome Z, UCB_Pads_2.0, whole genome shotgun sequence and contains these coding sequences:
- the CDK16 gene encoding cyclin-dependent kinase 16 isoform X1, which translates into the protein MEAVIMLIFYLPLLFPPLLFGISSPIISHFVYHFTLFLLCLYLLCHGYLVHCFCFLRLHAFILLFPASDLWPITFLSFLFTPSTFNLFQTPPPPPPPIVRNGRSLSSHSMQSFLHHYTASSFQKPPIPRPHSAVCRSLSSYLNRSSRLEIVHEDLKMGSDGESDQASGSSDEVQSPVRVRMRNNAARKISTEDINKRLSLPADIRLPEGCLEKLALSSPPFDKPLSRRLRRVSLSEIGFGKLETYVKLDKLGEGTYATVYKGRSKLTENLVALKEIRLEHEEGAPCTAIREVSLLKDLKHANIVTLHDIIHTERTLTLVFEYLDKDLKQYLDDCGNLINLHNIKLFLFQLLRGLSYCHRRKVLHRDLKPQNLLINEKGELKLADFGLARAKSIPTKTYSNEVVTLWYRPPDILLGSTEYSTQIDMWGVGCIFYEMVTGRPVFPGSTVEEQLHFIFRILGTPTEETWPGILSNEEFKSYNYPKYYPDPIQKHAPRLDSDGANLLSKLLQLEGRRRISADEAMKHSYFQELGERIHKLPDTTSIFTLKEISLEPENKQRADSVNIQSHRLSLVLG
- the CDK16 gene encoding cyclin-dependent kinase 16 isoform X2 codes for the protein MDRMKKIKRQLSMTLRGGRTAEKNPGDHSEPITLEDNGSSDNEIVHEDLKMGSDGESDQASGSSDEVQSPVRVRMRNNAARKISTEDINKRLSLPADIRLPEGCLEKLALSSPPFDKPLSRRLRRVSLSEIGFGKLETYVKLDKLGEGTYATVYKGRSKLTENLVALKEIRLEHEEGAPCTAIREVSLLKDLKHANIVTLHDIIHTERTLTLVFEYLDKDLKQYLDDCGNLINLHNIKLFLFQLLRGLSYCHRRKVLHRDLKPQNLLINEKGELKLADFGLARAKSIPTKTYSNEVVTLWYRPPDILLGSTEYSTQIDMWGVGCIFYEMVTGRPVFPGSTVEEQLHFIFRILGTPTEETWPGILSNEEFKSYNYPKYYPDPIQKHAPRLDSDGANLLSKLLQLEGRRRISADEAMKHSYFQELGERIHKLPDTTSIFTLKEISLEPENKQRADSVNIQSHRLSLVLG
- the CDK16 gene encoding cyclin-dependent kinase 16 isoform X4, producing the protein MDRMKKIKRQLSMTLRGGRTAEKNPGDHSEPITLEDNGSSDNPPIVRNGRSLSSHSMQSFLHHYTASSFQKPPIPRPHSAVCRSLSSYLNRSSRLEIVHEDLKMGSDGESDQASGSSDEVQSPVRVRMRNNAARKISTEDINKRLSLPADIRLPEGCLEKLALSSPPFDKPLSRRLRRVSLSEIGFGKLETYVKLDKLGEGTYATVYKGRSKLTENLVALKEIRLEHEEGAPCTAIREVSLLKDLKHANIVTLHDIIHTERTLTLVFEYLDKDLKQYLDDCGNLINLHNIKLFLFQLLRGLSYCHRRKVLHRDLKPQNLLINEKGELKLADFGLARAKSIPTKTYSNEVVTLWYRPPDILLGSTEYSTQIDMWGVGCIFYEMVTGRPVFPGSTVEEQLHFIFRILGTPTEETWPGILSNEEFKSYNYPKYYPDPIQKHAPRLDSDGANLLSKLLQLEGRRRISADEAMKHSYFQELGERIHKLPDTTSIFTLKEISLEPENKQRADSVNIQSHRLSLVLG
- the CDK16 gene encoding cyclin-dependent kinase 16 isoform X3; this translates as MGSDGESDQASGSSDEVQSPVRVRMRNNAARKISTEDINKRLSLPADIRLPEGCLEKLALSSPPFDKPLSRRLRRVSLSEIGFGKLETYVKLDKLGEGTYATVYKGRSKLTENLVALKEIRLEHEEGAPCTAIREVSLLKDLKHANIVTLHDIIHTERTLTLVFEYLDKDLKQYLDDCGNLINLHNIKLFLFQLLRGLSYCHRRKVLHRDLKPQNLLINEKGELKLADFGLARAKSIPTKTYSNEVVTLWYRPPDILLGSTEYSTQIDMWGVGCIFYEMVTGRPVFPGSTVEEQLHFIFRILGTPTEETWPGILSNEEFKSYNYPKYYPDPIQKHAPRLDSDGANLLSKLLQLEGRRRISADEAMKHSYFQELGERIHKLPDTTSIFTLKEISLEPENKQRADSVNIQSHRLSLVLG